The following proteins come from a genomic window of Alicyclobacillus dauci:
- the priA gene encoding primosomal protein N' produces the protein MTRIGTVVEVIIDSPGLALDKPFSYYAPEHQTASVQAGQRVVVSFHHQHKAGIIWAVRPNEEITDNMKPLLDVVDEQPVLTREQLELAEWLCTRYVCTLNDALSAILPGAFRVKGKMTVRLGTSVDVPDDVLATPLWKYVADHSPSVKEVSAKFGRTGKAQLDAWLEHGFLVQHLAIQEEVKASVKNWIVAEKPSSALLAAAQNREKRARRQADLLRQLAESDRGEIEWSRRVYNKGTVAAVVSEGLASVDERPTSRLSWVEVPAAVAPVLTEGQSRVVSRIGMTLDAGKHQTYLLHGVTGSGKTEVYIRSIEATLQKGKSAIVLVPEIALTPQMVGRFYARFGERIAVLHSGLTMGERRDEWGRILRGEANIVIGARSAVFAPVTRLGLLIVDEEHEPSYKQEESPHYDARDVAIRRSETFGAVTLFGSATPSLQALHLVEQGQAQILMLPVRANKRPLPRVDVIDMRDELREGNKSLFSSRLADEIEATVSANQQVILFLNRRGYAASMLCRACGERIRCPHCDISLTVHRQGGQMSLRCHYCAYEEPYRANCPACKEPALRAFGIGTEQIEEALKEQWPHLRVLRMDVDTTRTKGSLQRIVEGFERREADVLIGTQMIAKGLDFPHVRLVGVIAADTMLSVPDYRANERTFQLLTQVAGRAGRAETDGVTIIQTYRPEHFAITASSRHDFQTFYQEERSQREVFRYPPFCEMAVFLASHEDERLARGAASRFERELRRASLPDDVAIIPASPSGIQRIEDKFRYQVVLKYQHWDSVRAVVDGAFRLVKLKMNQYGGACRLDVNAQRIG, from the coding sequence ATGACTCGAATCGGCACGGTGGTTGAGGTCATTATCGATTCGCCGGGTCTTGCATTGGACAAGCCGTTCAGTTATTACGCTCCCGAACATCAAACAGCCTCTGTCCAGGCTGGTCAACGTGTCGTTGTGTCCTTTCACCATCAACACAAAGCGGGCATCATCTGGGCAGTTCGCCCCAATGAGGAAATCACGGACAACATGAAACCGTTGTTAGATGTGGTTGATGAGCAACCCGTACTGACGCGAGAGCAATTAGAGTTGGCAGAGTGGCTATGCACACGCTATGTGTGCACACTGAATGACGCACTGAGCGCCATTTTGCCAGGGGCCTTTCGTGTAAAAGGGAAGATGACCGTTAGGCTTGGTACGTCTGTGGATGTCCCGGATGATGTTTTAGCCACGCCCCTGTGGAAATACGTCGCCGACCATTCGCCGTCCGTCAAAGAGGTTTCGGCGAAGTTCGGAAGGACTGGAAAGGCTCAGTTGGACGCATGGTTGGAGCATGGATTTCTTGTTCAGCACTTGGCGATTCAAGAAGAAGTGAAAGCATCCGTGAAAAATTGGATCGTTGCCGAGAAACCTTCATCAGCGCTTCTTGCAGCTGCTCAAAATCGGGAGAAGAGGGCACGGCGTCAGGCAGATTTGTTGCGCCAATTAGCGGAATCCGACCGTGGAGAAATTGAGTGGAGTCGCCGCGTGTACAACAAAGGGACGGTTGCCGCCGTTGTGTCCGAAGGTTTGGCTTCGGTGGACGAACGGCCGACGTCACGACTCTCTTGGGTGGAAGTTCCAGCTGCCGTAGCTCCAGTCCTCACAGAGGGACAATCACGAGTTGTCTCACGCATCGGCATGACTTTGGACGCTGGAAAACATCAAACGTACCTTTTACACGGTGTCACGGGAAGCGGTAAGACGGAAGTCTACATTCGCTCGATTGAAGCCACACTTCAAAAAGGGAAGAGTGCCATCGTCTTAGTACCTGAAATTGCACTGACTCCGCAAATGGTTGGACGGTTTTATGCTCGATTTGGCGAGCGTATCGCCGTCCTTCACTCTGGTCTGACCATGGGTGAACGCAGAGACGAGTGGGGAAGGATACTGCGTGGTGAAGCGAACATTGTCATCGGTGCGCGATCAGCGGTGTTTGCACCCGTCACCAGACTTGGTTTGCTCATTGTCGATGAGGAACACGAGCCTTCTTACAAACAGGAGGAATCTCCGCACTATGATGCGAGAGATGTTGCGATCCGACGGTCGGAAACGTTTGGTGCTGTCACGTTGTTTGGTTCTGCGACACCATCCCTGCAGGCATTACACCTGGTTGAACAGGGTCAAGCGCAGATTTTGATGCTCCCTGTCCGGGCTAATAAGCGACCGCTGCCGCGTGTGGATGTGATCGACATGCGCGATGAACTCCGCGAGGGGAACAAGTCATTGTTTAGTTCGCGTCTTGCGGACGAGATCGAAGCGACGGTAAGCGCGAATCAGCAGGTCATTCTCTTCCTCAATCGACGCGGGTACGCTGCGTCCATGCTATGTCGCGCTTGCGGTGAACGGATCCGGTGTCCACACTGCGACATCAGTTTGACGGTGCATAGGCAAGGCGGGCAAATGTCGCTCAGGTGCCACTATTGCGCTTACGAGGAGCCGTACCGGGCGAATTGTCCTGCCTGCAAGGAGCCGGCCTTGCGTGCATTTGGTATTGGAACTGAGCAAATTGAAGAGGCGCTTAAGGAGCAGTGGCCCCATCTGCGTGTGCTCCGCATGGATGTCGATACGACGCGCACGAAAGGTTCTCTGCAGCGGATTGTGGAGGGTTTCGAGCGGCGCGAGGCGGATGTGCTGATTGGGACACAGATGATAGCGAAAGGGCTGGATTTTCCGCACGTTCGGCTTGTCGGTGTCATCGCAGCGGATACAATGCTCTCTGTACCCGATTACCGTGCGAACGAGCGGACGTTTCAACTGTTAACGCAGGTGGCGGGACGCGCAGGGCGAGCCGAAACGGATGGCGTGACAATTATTCAAACGTATCGTCCTGAACACTTTGCTATCACGGCATCGTCGAGGCATGATTTTCAAACATTTTACCAAGAGGAACGATCGCAACGAGAAGTGTTTCGCTATCCGCCATTTTGTGAGATGGCCGTGTTCCTCGCGTCGCACGAGGATGAGCGTTTGGCGCGCGGAGCTGCCAGCCGATTCGAGCGGGAACTGCGCAGGGCATCCCTGCCGGATGACGTTGCGATTATCCCGGCCTCACCGAGTGGAATTCAGCGGATAGAAGATAAATTTCGCTATCAGGTTGTGTTAAAGTATCAGCATTGGGACTCTGTTCGGGCAGTTGTCGATGGTGCATTTCGTTTGGTGAAACTGAAGATGAATCAATACGGCGGTGCTTGTCGCTTGGACGTCAACGCCCAGCGAATTGGATGA
- the rsmB gene encoding 16S rRNA (cytosine(967)-C(5))-methyltransferase RsmB → MKQTARAVAFQTLSRVYQDGAYTNVALQHALSTSNLAPRDKGLCTELVYGTIRRQITVDALLQSYVKRRLSDLDPEVLTILRMSVYQLAFLARVPAYAVIDEAVELAKRHVRSASGLVNGVLRSFGRDDLSTDEKIDRVIGQKRVDDATRLGIRYGYPTWMVKRFVKAYGFDRASAILQACNEPAPLTIRVNTLKTSVETMTVEMGQSGAIEVGAGRLSPYALTVHSTVDVETFEWYQQGYGTVQDEGAMLIAPLLHPAPGEHILDMCAAPGGKTTHIAELQEDRGYIDAYDVYLQKVKTIQAAARRLGLQSITSRLGDGRDLKIAGKVYDAILVDAPCSGLGVMRRRPDIRHRRTASDITALSKLQVELLGAACRVVRSGGIVVYATCTLLPEENEQVVQTVLNEFAGTMTLEDISADVPALLRDDIQDGLVLTPERFGTDGFYMARLRKK, encoded by the coding sequence ATGAAGCAGACGGCACGGGCGGTCGCATTTCAGACGCTTTCAAGAGTGTATCAGGACGGAGCGTATACGAACGTCGCATTGCAACATGCACTGTCTACCAGCAACTTGGCGCCAAGGGATAAAGGGCTGTGCACGGAGTTGGTGTACGGGACGATCCGCCGGCAGATCACCGTTGACGCACTGTTGCAGTCATACGTGAAGAGGCGTTTAAGCGATTTGGACCCTGAGGTTTTGACGATTCTTCGGATGAGTGTGTATCAACTGGCGTTTTTGGCACGTGTCCCTGCTTATGCCGTCATTGACGAAGCTGTTGAGCTGGCCAAGCGGCACGTGAGGTCTGCCAGTGGGCTGGTCAACGGTGTTTTGCGCAGTTTCGGTCGAGATGATCTGTCGACAGATGAAAAAATTGATCGAGTGATTGGGCAAAAACGTGTCGATGATGCGACCCGTCTTGGTATCCGTTACGGTTACCCGACGTGGATGGTCAAGCGCTTTGTCAAAGCGTACGGATTCGATCGGGCAAGTGCGATTTTACAAGCTTGCAACGAGCCGGCACCACTGACGATTCGTGTGAACACGTTGAAGACGAGTGTCGAGACCATGACGGTTGAGATGGGTCAAAGTGGAGCAATTGAAGTCGGCGCTGGACGGTTGTCGCCGTATGCGTTGACTGTGCACTCGACAGTGGATGTGGAGACATTTGAATGGTATCAACAAGGGTATGGTACCGTCCAAGATGAGGGTGCAATGCTTATCGCCCCGCTCCTTCACCCAGCACCAGGTGAGCACATACTCGATATGTGTGCGGCCCCAGGCGGAAAGACAACGCATATCGCAGAACTCCAAGAAGACAGAGGTTATATCGACGCGTACGATGTGTACCTTCAGAAGGTGAAAACAATTCAAGCTGCCGCACGAAGACTGGGTTTGCAGAGTATTACTTCGCGGCTTGGAGATGGCCGCGATTTGAAGATCGCAGGTAAAGTTTACGACGCGATTTTGGTCGATGCCCCGTGTAGTGGACTCGGCGTCATGCGGCGGCGACCAGATATTCGACATCGCCGAACAGCGTCGGATATCACCGCACTGTCAAAATTACAAGTGGAGTTGCTCGGTGCCGCGTGTCGAGTTGTTCGTTCCGGCGGTATTGTCGTGTACGCGACGTGTACACTTTTACCCGAGGAAAACGAGCAAGTGGTGCAAACTGTGTTAAATGAGTTCGCAGGGACCATGACATTAGAAGATATATCCGCTGATGTGCCGGCGCTCTTGCGAGATGATATACAGGACGGCCTTGTTCTGACACCAGAACGGTTCGGCACGGATGGTTTTTATATGGCACGTTTACGAAAGAAGTAG
- the gmk gene encoding guanylate kinase, whose product MTRKGLLFVLSGPSGAGKGTVCKALIETKFPMKVSVSVTTRAPRTGEQEGVNYFFRSVEQFQEMIAADELLEWAKVYDNFYGTPRSFVDEQLENGNDVLLEIDIQGAMQVKQRFPDGVFIFLIPPSQAELESRILGRGSETQESFNKRTSAARQELQKMREYDYVVVNDVIDEACRRIRCIIEAEHLQVKRNLHLVQSW is encoded by the coding sequence ATGACGAGAAAGGGACTCCTGTTCGTCTTGAGCGGCCCATCCGGTGCCGGCAAAGGGACGGTCTGTAAGGCGCTCATAGAGACCAAATTTCCCATGAAAGTTTCGGTTTCCGTGACAACGCGTGCTCCCAGAACAGGTGAGCAAGAGGGCGTAAACTATTTCTTTCGTTCAGTCGAGCAATTTCAGGAAATGATTGCGGCTGATGAGTTGCTAGAGTGGGCCAAAGTGTATGACAATTTTTACGGTACACCTCGATCTTTTGTTGACGAGCAGTTGGAAAACGGCAATGATGTATTGCTGGAAATAGATATTCAAGGAGCTATGCAGGTCAAGCAAAGGTTTCCAGACGGTGTTTTCATCTTTCTCATTCCTCCGTCGCAGGCTGAACTGGAATCGCGAATTCTCGGCCGTGGATCGGAAACACAGGAGTCCTTTAATAAGAGGACATCCGCTGCCAGGCAGGAATTGCAGAAAATGCGTGAATACGACTATGTTGTCGTCAATGACGTCATTGATGAAGCGTGTCGGCGAATTCGGTGCATTATTGAAGCCGAGCATCTGCAGGTGAAACGCAATCTGCACCTTGTGCAGTCGTGGTAG
- the def gene encoding peptide deformylase — translation MAIRIIRKGEDEALRQKAKEVTKFTPAIHKLLDDMAETMRDADGVGLAANQIGILKRLIVMDVGQGLIELVNPEVIEKHGSQYGPEGCLSLPGISGKVERANYIRIRAQNRYGEPFELEGRELLARCIQHEMDHLDGILFTDYLRPDEIERVTVEERS, via the coding sequence ATGGCCATTCGCATCATTCGTAAGGGAGAAGACGAGGCGTTACGGCAAAAGGCAAAAGAGGTTACAAAATTCACACCAGCAATCCATAAGTTACTGGATGATATGGCTGAGACGATGCGGGATGCAGATGGGGTCGGTCTCGCAGCGAACCAAATTGGCATCTTAAAGCGCCTCATTGTCATGGACGTAGGCCAGGGACTCATTGAACTTGTCAACCCAGAAGTCATTGAGAAACACGGAAGCCAATACGGACCTGAGGGATGTTTGTCTCTACCGGGGATTTCGGGCAAAGTTGAACGGGCAAACTATATTCGTATTCGGGCTCAAAATCGGTATGGTGAACCTTTTGAGTTAGAAGGGCGAGAACTCTTGGCTCGTTGTATTCAACACGAAATGGATCATCTGGACGGCATCTTGTTTACGGATTATTTGCGTCCTGACGAAATCGAACGAGTTACGGTTGAGGAGCGTTCTTGA
- the fmt gene encoding methionyl-tRNA formyltransferase has translation MTVKVVFMGTPDFAVPTLDALVAQGWDVLVVTQPDRKVGRKRELTPPPVKIAALRHGLTVLQPDRVRQPEVIAKLEAFQPDLLVTAAYGQLLPQAVLDLPANGAVNMHASLLPRWRGAAPIHRAIMAGDESTGVTLMEMVQALDAGPIVAVREIPILDTDDVGTLHDKLAALGAEMVQNVLPAYIAGTIDVTPQPDEGVTYAARIERKDEFISWNRPAKDVLRHIRGLSPWPGASGSLDDQDIKIWSAEISTSSMALRPGEVGRHGGSILVGCQDGTLVLGDVQPAGKRKMNAVDWFSGLRRDRVQLLEGQSQ, from the coding sequence ATGACAGTAAAGGTCGTGTTCATGGGCACGCCTGACTTTGCGGTGCCAACGCTAGATGCGTTGGTGGCGCAAGGCTGGGACGTGTTGGTTGTCACGCAGCCGGATCGGAAAGTGGGGCGAAAGCGTGAGCTGACACCGCCGCCGGTAAAAATTGCAGCGCTTCGGCATGGACTCACGGTATTGCAACCCGATCGAGTCAGGCAACCGGAAGTGATTGCGAAGCTAGAGGCGTTTCAGCCGGATTTATTAGTGACGGCTGCCTATGGTCAGCTGTTACCGCAAGCGGTATTGGATCTGCCTGCGAACGGTGCAGTCAACATGCACGCTTCGCTGTTGCCGCGCTGGCGTGGTGCAGCGCCCATTCACAGGGCCATTATGGCAGGTGACGAATCCACGGGCGTCACATTAATGGAAATGGTTCAGGCACTCGACGCAGGGCCGATTGTTGCCGTCCGTGAAATCCCCATCCTCGATACGGATGACGTCGGTACCCTGCATGACAAATTGGCGGCTCTAGGTGCCGAAATGGTGCAAAATGTGTTGCCGGCGTACATTGCTGGGACCATCGATGTCACACCGCAACCTGACGAGGGTGTGACCTATGCAGCTCGGATTGAGCGCAAAGACGAGTTTATTTCGTGGAATCGGCCCGCCAAGGACGTTCTGCGCCATATTCGCGGGCTTTCACCTTGGCCAGGAGCGAGCGGTTCGCTCGACGATCAAGACATTAAGATATGGTCGGCCGAAATCTCTACATCGTCCATGGCTTTGAGGCCTGGAGAAGTCGGTCGGCATGGCGGATCGATCCTAGTTGGTTGTCAAGACGGCACCTTGGTACTTGGTGACGTGCAACCGGCTGGTAAGAGAAAAATGAACGCTGTGGATTGGTTTAGCGGGTTGCGTCGAGATCGAGTACAGCTTCTGGAAGGGCAGTCGCAATGA
- a CDS encoding YicC/YloC family endoribonuclease: MAIRSMTGYGRDVQVVADGHVSVEVRTVNHRFSEFHIRLPREWMFLEDAVRKVLARDIQRGRVDVFVSVEGEPSNVDVHVNWALFDKLVEAERELVGRFAEEIHVDTVRDWLKFPDVVQVRPVELAVKDVTCAVNECVSNATLLVIEMRSQEGSRLAQSFTEKLDRLAAHVSIVRDMDRDAITLRTEQLRSRAVQMQLDIEPERLAQEVVLLVDRSAVDEEVVRLASHIDSFREALHRAGPVGRRLDFIVQEMHREVNTIGSKSNDARIAHEVVEMKVLVEQLREQVQNVE, translated from the coding sequence ATGGCAATACGCAGTATGACCGGTTATGGTCGAGATGTACAAGTGGTCGCGGACGGTCATGTCTCCGTCGAAGTGCGGACAGTCAACCATCGGTTCTCTGAGTTTCATATTCGACTGCCACGTGAGTGGATGTTTCTTGAAGACGCGGTCCGTAAGGTGCTGGCCAGGGACATTCAACGCGGAAGAGTGGACGTATTCGTGAGTGTCGAGGGAGAACCATCGAACGTCGATGTGCACGTGAACTGGGCACTATTCGACAAGTTGGTTGAGGCTGAACGCGAACTAGTCGGACGTTTTGCTGAGGAGATTCACGTCGATACTGTGCGTGATTGGCTCAAATTTCCGGATGTTGTTCAGGTTCGACCAGTTGAACTTGCGGTCAAGGATGTGACCTGTGCTGTGAACGAATGCGTCTCTAATGCAACCCTCCTAGTCATCGAGATGCGTTCACAGGAGGGAAGCCGGCTAGCGCAAAGTTTCACAGAGAAGCTGGACCGATTGGCAGCGCATGTCAGCATTGTTCGTGACATGGATAGAGATGCCATTACCCTTCGGACAGAGCAGTTACGGTCTCGGGCAGTACAGATGCAGTTGGATATCGAACCTGAAAGGTTGGCCCAAGAAGTGGTGTTGCTTGTCGATCGCAGCGCCGTAGACGAAGAAGTCGTCCGGTTGGCAAGCCACATCGATTCGTTTCGTGAAGCATTGCATCGTGCCGGTCCCGTCGGTCGTCGGTTGGACTTCATCGTTCAGGAAATGCACCGAGAGGTTAACACCATTGGTTCAAAATCGAACGACGCAAGGATCGCTCACGAGGTTGTCGAAATGAAAGTACTGGTCGAACAATTGCGCGAACAGGTACAAAATGTAGAATGA
- the coaBC gene encoding bifunctional phosphopantothenoylcysteine decarboxylase/phosphopantothenate--cysteine ligase CoaBC — MEQKSILVGVGGGIAAYKSAALCSFLVKRGFDVQVLMTEHATRFIQPLTLQALTKHPVIFDTFAEPNPSEIAHIAVADRALLYVIAPATANLIAKLAHGLADDMVTTTALAATCKTVVAPAMNVHMYDHPAVQHNLGILRERGVIVMDPGEGPLACGYTGKGRMPEPEDITSVIEALLSESRDLLGLRIVITAGPTVEDIDPVRYLSNRSSGKMGYALARQAVARGASVTLVSGPTHLDPVSGAKMVYVRSTEQMLSGVQEAMEDADVLIAAAAPADYRPARVFGQKWKKLDGLPQIELEETPDILATINRSRVHGQTLVGFAAETRDVVSFGKRKLEEKGLDLIVVNDVSQPGAGFDVDTNQVVLLSKSGDVDPLPMMAKSSVADRILTQVKQIRGQRNGERTV; from the coding sequence ATGGAACAGAAGTCTATTTTAGTTGGCGTTGGCGGGGGAATTGCCGCATACAAATCTGCCGCACTATGCTCATTCCTGGTCAAACGGGGTTTTGACGTGCAAGTGCTGATGACTGAGCATGCGACAAGGTTTATCCAACCGCTGACATTGCAGGCGTTGACAAAGCATCCTGTGATCTTTGACACCTTTGCCGAGCCAAACCCGTCGGAAATTGCTCATATCGCGGTTGCGGATAGAGCGCTTCTGTATGTTATTGCACCTGCGACCGCGAATCTCATCGCCAAGCTAGCGCACGGTTTAGCAGACGACATGGTCACCACGACAGCACTGGCGGCGACGTGTAAGACGGTCGTTGCGCCGGCCATGAATGTCCATATGTATGATCACCCAGCTGTCCAACACAACCTCGGTATTCTTCGTGAACGAGGCGTGATCGTCATGGATCCAGGAGAAGGGCCTCTTGCCTGCGGCTACACTGGCAAGGGCCGGATGCCTGAGCCGGAAGACATTACGTCGGTCATTGAAGCCCTGTTATCCGAGAGCCGGGACCTGCTTGGGCTTCGCATCGTCATTACCGCTGGGCCCACAGTGGAGGATATTGATCCGGTTCGCTATCTGTCAAATCGCTCCAGTGGAAAGATGGGATATGCATTGGCACGACAGGCTGTTGCCAGGGGAGCGAGTGTGACGCTGGTCTCTGGGCCAACGCATTTAGATCCGGTCAGTGGTGCCAAAATGGTTTACGTCCGAAGTACGGAGCAAATGCTGAGCGGTGTTCAGGAAGCCATGGAGGATGCGGATGTCCTCATTGCTGCAGCTGCACCGGCCGACTATCGCCCTGCTCGCGTCTTTGGACAGAAGTGGAAGAAGCTGGACGGACTGCCGCAAATCGAGTTGGAAGAGACGCCTGATATTCTTGCAACCATCAATCGATCAAGAGTCCATGGGCAGACCCTTGTCGGTTTTGCCGCTGAAACTCGGGATGTTGTGTCGTTCGGTAAACGGAAATTAGAAGAAAAAGGACTGGATCTCATCGTTGTCAACGACGTCAGTCAACCTGGTGCAGGGTTTGACGTGGACACGAATCAAGTGGTCCTGCTGTCAAAGTCGGGAGACGTGGATCCATTGCCCATGATGGCTAAATCGAGTGTCGCGGATCGGATCCTCACACAAGTAAAACAGATCCGTGGGCAGCGCAACGGGGAAAGGACAGTATGA
- the rpoZ gene encoding DNA-directed RNA polymerase subunit omega — translation MLYPSIDKLIDLCGSKYALVVVTAKRARRLQNETLTQPGSSTTRNVSRALWEIGDGKIAVEGKGPQAK, via the coding sequence ATGTTATATCCTTCTATTGATAAGCTCATCGATTTGTGCGGCAGCAAGTATGCGCTGGTCGTCGTGACGGCGAAGCGTGCGCGCAGATTACAAAATGAAACGTTGACTCAGCCGGGCTCGTCAACCACTCGTAACGTGAGTCGTGCACTGTGGGAGATTGGCGACGGCAAGATTGCTGTCGAAGGGAAAGGGCCACAAGCGAAGTAA